From the genome of Pelomonas sp. SE-A7, one region includes:
- a CDS encoding patatin-like phospholipase family protein codes for MKTASPRRARVALALAGGGPLGAIYEIGALCALEEVLSGFEFKDCDGFIGVSAGGFIAAGLANGLSPRQLCAAFIENSSEAPDRFDPALLLRPAWDEYRRRLKRLPGLLAKALWEVGVEGRSLLGALERLGPALPTGLLSGEPIAEQLRAQFSLPGRTDDFRQLRSRLVLVATDLDSGAAVPFGMPGHDEVPISRAVQASAALPGLFPPVRIAGRYYVDGALKKTLHASVLLAQKPELLICLNPLVPYQADEGEQIPPLVDAGLPVVMSQTFRSLIHSRLELGMKGYARSHPDTDILLFEPDPRDAELYMANTFSYSQRRRLAEHAYQQTRAILRRQFAGLKPRLAAHGLKLDEAVLFDADRQLLAPVRPESSLEQRSRAAIKRLDAALSRLEARHA; via the coding sequence ATGAAGACAGCCTCCCCGCGCCGCGCCCGCGTGGCGCTGGCGCTGGCCGGCGGCGGTCCGCTGGGCGCGATCTACGAGATCGGCGCCCTGTGCGCGCTCGAAGAAGTCCTGTCCGGCTTCGAGTTCAAGGACTGCGACGGCTTCATTGGCGTCAGCGCCGGCGGCTTCATCGCCGCGGGCCTGGCCAATGGCCTCAGCCCGCGCCAGCTCTGCGCCGCCTTCATCGAGAACAGCAGCGAGGCGCCGGACCGCTTCGACCCCGCCCTGCTGCTGCGCCCGGCCTGGGACGAATACCGGCGCCGCCTCAAGCGCCTGCCAGGCCTGCTGGCCAAGGCGCTGTGGGAAGTCGGCGTCGAAGGCCGCTCACTGCTGGGCGCGCTGGAAAGGCTGGGCCCGGCCCTGCCGACCGGCCTGCTGTCGGGCGAGCCCATCGCCGAGCAATTGCGCGCCCAGTTCAGCCTGCCCGGCCGCACCGATGATTTCCGCCAGCTGAGGTCGCGCCTGGTCCTGGTCGCCACCGACCTGGACAGCGGCGCTGCCGTCCCCTTCGGCATGCCCGGCCATGACGAGGTGCCGATCTCGCGCGCCGTCCAGGCCAGCGCCGCCCTGCCGGGCCTGTTCCCGCCGGTGCGAATAGCCGGCCGCTACTACGTCGATGGCGCGCTCAAGAAGACCTTGCATGCCTCGGTGCTGCTGGCCCAGAAGCCCGAGCTGCTGATCTGCCTGAATCCGCTGGTGCCCTACCAGGCCGACGAGGGCGAGCAGATCCCGCCGCTGGTCGATGCCGGGCTGCCGGTGGTGATGTCGCAGACCTTCCGCTCGCTGATCCACTCGCGGCTGGAGCTGGGCATGAAGGGCTATGCCCGCAGCCATCCGGACACCGACATCCTGCTGTTCGAGCCCGACCCGCGCGATGCCGAGCTCTACATGGCCAACACCTTCAGCTATTCGCAGCGCCGCCGCCTTGCCGAGCATGCCTACCAGCAGACCCGCGCCATCCTGCGCCGCCAGTTCGCCGGCCTGAAGCCGCGCCTGGCCGCCCATGGCCTGAAGCTGGACGAGGCCGTGCTGTTCGACGCCGACCGCCAATTGCTGGCACCGGTCCGGCCGGAAAGCTCGCTGGAACAGCGCAGCCGGGCTGCGATCAAGCGTCTGGACGCGGCGCTGAGCCGGCTGGAAGCACGGCACGCGTGA
- a CDS encoding DUF642 domain-containing protein, with protein sequence MKKSLVVALLSAPLMALAGPINLLSNGSFEATPQAAGSWSRQDSLPGWLVGSNQAELRNDVVGKASNGVNFLELDVDRNSQISQTVATVLGQWYELSFDYSNRAGVAVASNGLGWGVAGVSSLAPVLSYNGSADNQWSHYSYRFQATGSSSTVSFWAQGTNDSLGTSLDNVALSAVPEPQSWALFGLALAIAVAFSRRRRS encoded by the coding sequence ATGAAAAAGTCCCTGGTCGTCGCTCTCTTGAGCGCCCCCCTGATGGCCCTGGCCGGCCCGATCAACCTGCTGAGCAACGGCAGTTTCGAAGCCACGCCGCAGGCCGCCGGCAGCTGGAGCCGCCAGGACAGCCTGCCGGGCTGGTTGGTGGGCAGCAACCAGGCCGAGCTGCGCAACGATGTGGTGGGCAAGGCCAGCAACGGCGTCAACTTCCTGGAACTGGACGTGGACCGCAACAGCCAGATCAGCCAGACCGTGGCGACCGTGCTGGGCCAGTGGTACGAGCTGAGCTTCGACTATTCCAACCGTGCCGGCGTGGCCGTGGCCAGCAATGGGCTGGGCTGGGGCGTGGCCGGCGTCAGCAGCCTGGCCCCGGTGCTGAGCTACAACGGCAGTGCCGACAACCAGTGGAGCCACTACAGCTACCGCTTCCAGGCCACCGGCAGCAGCAGCACGGTCAGCTTCTGGGCCCAGGGCACGAACGACAGCCTGGGCACTTCGCTGGACAACGTGGCCCTGAGCGCCGTGCCCGAGCCTCAGAGCTGGGCGCTTTTCGGCCTGGCGCTGGCCATCGCGGTCGCTTTCAGCCGTCGCCGCCGTTCGTGA
- a CDS encoding carboxypeptidase M32: MNSTPAYLDLCRRHQRLYRLNHLQAIASWDQSANMPAKGNEARSLALAEMGGLLHEMATDPALEGLLSAAAAEPLGEVEQASLREMQRVWRASNALPPSLVEAKSLANSRCEHAWRSQRPANDWPGYLENLREVVRLAREEAGLLSQSSGLSPYDALLDRYEPGMRSSEIDRVFGELRQWLPGLIREVTARQATEAVIEPTGPFTQAAQKALGHEVMQLLGFDFEAGRLDESAHPFCGGVPEDVRMTTRYREDSFLPALMGTIHETGHGRYEQGLRRDWLGLPIAEARSMGLHESQSLSFEMQLGSHPAFARLLSPLVGRHLGEQPAFEPGNLQRLLTRVAPGYIRVDADEVTYPAHVILRYEIERPLIEGRIECEDIPALWDARMQELLGLDTRGNYKDGCMQDVHWGAGLFGYFPCYTLGAMYAAQFFAAMRRETPGLDQRIAAGELGLVFDWLRERIWTQGSRWTTPELVQRASGEPLNPAHFKAHLRQRYLGD; encoded by the coding sequence GCCAACATGCCGGCCAAGGGCAACGAGGCCCGCTCGCTGGCTCTGGCGGAGATGGGCGGTCTGCTGCACGAGATGGCAACCGACCCGGCGCTGGAAGGCCTGCTGAGCGCGGCGGCGGCCGAGCCGCTGGGCGAGGTGGAGCAGGCCAGCCTGCGCGAGATGCAGAGGGTCTGGCGCGCCAGCAATGCGCTGCCGCCTTCGCTGGTCGAGGCCAAGTCGCTGGCCAACTCGCGCTGCGAGCATGCCTGGCGCAGCCAGCGGCCGGCCAACGACTGGCCCGGCTACCTGGAAAACCTGCGCGAGGTCGTGCGCCTGGCGCGCGAAGAGGCCGGCCTGCTGTCGCAGAGCAGCGGCCTCTCGCCCTATGACGCGCTGCTCGACCGTTATGAGCCGGGCATGCGCTCCAGCGAGATCGACCGCGTGTTCGGCGAGCTGCGCCAATGGCTGCCCGGCCTGATCCGCGAGGTGACGGCCCGCCAGGCCACCGAGGCTGTGATCGAGCCGACCGGCCCTTTCACGCAGGCGGCGCAGAAGGCTTTGGGCCACGAGGTGATGCAGCTGCTGGGATTCGACTTCGAGGCCGGGCGGCTGGACGAGAGCGCCCATCCGTTCTGCGGCGGCGTGCCCGAGGACGTGCGCATGACCACGCGCTACCGCGAAGACAGCTTCCTGCCGGCCCTGATGGGCACCATCCACGAGACCGGCCATGGCCGCTACGAGCAGGGTCTGCGCCGCGACTGGCTGGGCTTGCCCATTGCCGAGGCCCGCTCCATGGGCCTGCATGAGAGCCAGAGCCTGTCCTTCGAGATGCAGCTGGGCAGCCATCCGGCCTTCGCCCGGCTGTTGAGCCCGCTGGTCGGCCGACACCTGGGCGAGCAGCCGGCCTTCGAGCCGGGCAATCTGCAGCGGCTGCTGACCCGCGTGGCACCGGGTTACATCCGGGTCGATGCCGACGAGGTCACCTATCCGGCCCATGTGATCCTGCGCTACGAGATCGAGCGGCCGCTGATCGAGGGCCGCATCGAATGCGAGGACATCCCGGCCCTGTGGGACGCCAGGATGCAGGAGCTGCTGGGCCTCGACACCCGCGGCAACTACAAGGACGGCTGCATGCAGGACGTGCACTGGGGCGCCGGCCTGTTCGGCTACTTCCCCTGCTACACGCTGGGTGCCATGTATGCCGCCCAGTTCTTCGCCGCGATGCGGCGCGAGACGCCCGGGCTGGACCAGCGCATTGCCGCCGGCGAGCTGGGCCTGGTTTTTGACTGGCTGCGCGAGCGCATCTGGACCCAGGGCAGCCGCTGGACCACGCCCGAGCTGGTGCAGCGGGCCAGCGGGGAGCCGCTGAACCCGGCGCATTTCAAGGCGCATCTGCGGCAGCGCTACCTGGGCGACTGA